The region CGCGGCGAAGCACGCGGCGGAGTCGAAACGCGGCAGGCACAGCCAGTCCACGGACCCGTCCCTGCCCACCAGCGCAGCGGTCTGGAGGTCGCCGATGAGCGCGTAGTCCTCGATACGTCCTGGCACGGGTCAGCCTCGCCGCCTTCCGGTGGTGTCTGTCGAGTGTGCTGGTCCCGCCGCTAGACCGCTACCGGAACACTGCCCTCGGGCTCCTGCGGGGTCTCCGACTGCTTCTTTCGGGCCGCCAGCACCTCGGCGCGCTCGCGGCGCAGCAGCACCACCCAGCCCACCGGCACCATCGCGGTGAACAGCCACCACTGGATCGCGTAGGCCATGTGCGGGCCGATGCTGCTGTGGTCGGGGTCGGGGATCAGCGCGGGCTGGCCGTGCGCCGGCTTGGGCGAGGTGGACACCAGCTCCAGGTAGCCGCCGACCGGCTGCGCGGGCAGGCCGCCGGCCGACTCCACCGCGGAGCCGTTGATCAGCATGATCTGCCGCGGCGGGAGCCCCGACCTGTCGCGGATGCCGGTGCTCGACGTGGACTCGTCGGGCCGCAGCCGCCCCACGACCGTGACCTCGCCGGACGGCGGCGGGGTGATCCGCGGGAATTTCGTCGGGTCGTCGCCCGGCGAGATCCAGCCGCGGTTGATCAGCACCGCCCGGCCGTCGTCCAGGATCAGCGGGGTGATGACGTGGTAGCCGACCTCTTCGCCGCCGCCCGAGCTGTCGTCCGACCCGGAGTTGCCGGCGGTGCGGTGCCGGGCGACGACCTCGTGCGCGGTGTCGTAGCGGCCGGTGGCGGTCACCATCCGGTACAGGTCCTTGTGCGGCACCTGGTAGCCGGGGGAGGTCACCGACTCGACCGGTACGGGGGTGGCCTTGAGGCCGGCCGCGATGATCCTGTTGTTCGCCACCCGGTGCTCATGGCGGTGCAGCTGCCAGAAGCCCAGTCTGACCATCACCGGGATCAGCAGCAGACCGACGAGGGTGAGGATCACCCATTGGCGGGACAGCAGGAAGCGGTACACCCCACGACGGTACAACTCGGCCGCGGGGCGTCCGCGGGTAGGGGGTCGGTCGGCCCCGCGGGTGCGGGGTGTGCGGGCCGCGGCTCAGGCGTGCGTCGGGGTGTCGGCGTGGTCGACGATGCCGGCGGCGCCCTCCGCCTTGGCGCAGTGGCCGCTGCAGAACCAGTGGCCGTCGACCTCCACGCCGTGTCCGATGACCTGCACCCGGCAGTGCTCGCAGATCGGCGCCATCCGGTGGACGGCGCACTCGAAGCAGTCGAAGACGTGCACCGCGCCCTGGGCGTGCACCTCGAAGCTCATCGCATAGTCGTTTCCGCAGACTTCGCATCGTGCCATGAGGCCAGGCTGCGGTGCCCGGGCGGCCCGGGCAACCCGGCGGCGGGCGTGTTGCCCGCCCGCCACCCGGACGGCGGCTGCCGTGGACCGCCGCAGAGCGGCGGCGCGGTACGGGTCAGCCGTGCACGCCGGCGGCCGGGATGACGGCCTTGAGCAGCTCGGTGAACTGCCGCTCGTCGATCACCGGCGTCCCGTAGGCGCGGGCCTTGGCCACCTTGCCGGTGGGGGAGCCCGGGTCGTTGGTGACCAGGACGCTGGTGAGCCGGCTGACGGCGGAGGCGACGTGCAGCCCGGCGTCGGTGGCCCGGTCCTCCAGCAGCTCCCGGTCGATACCCGTGTCGCCGGAGAAGGCCACCCGCATGCCCTGGACCAGCGGCCCGTCGGGCGCCAGCCGCCCGGGGTTGGCGTACGGGCACGGCGGGCGCCTGCGGGCCGGCCGCCAGCCGGAGCGCGGGCCCGAGCCGTACAGCGCGCCGTAACGCGGCGCGGGCACCGCCGGGTCCACCCATTCGGTCAGCGGGCGGCAGGCGTGCAGCGGCAGCGGCAGTTCGGCCGCGGCCGCCAGATGCAGGCTCGGCCGGAAGGTCTCGGCCAGCACCCGGGCGTCGTCCAGGGCGTGGTGGGCGCGCTGCTGGACCACCCCGTAGTGCGCGGCCAGCGACTCCAGCTTGTGGTTGGCCAGCGGCAGCCGCAGCTCCTTGGCCAGCACGATGGTGCACAGCCGGTGCTCCACCGGCGCGGCGGACCGCGCCCTGGCGTACTCCCTGGCCAGCATCGACCAGTCGAAGACCGCGTTGTGCGCCACCAGCACCCGCCCGGCGAGGCGTTCGGCCAGCTCGCCGGCGATCTCCGGGAAGAGCGGGGCGTCGGCGAGCATCGCGCCGGTCAGCCCGTGGATCCACACCGGACCCGGGTCGCGCTGCGGATTGACCGGCGAATACCAGTGGTCCTGGACCTCGCCGCGGGCGCCGAGGCGGTAGACCGCGGCGGACACGATCCGGTCGTCCTTGCCCAGCCCGGTGGTCTCGACGTCGACCACCGCATAGCCCTCGGGATAGCCCGCGGGCCATGGCGAAGGGGGCGGCGGCGCGGTCCGGTTGTCCAGCATGGTCACTGAGGATACGGCGCGCCGCCGACAGTGGATCATCCCGTACGCCCGAGGGGGCCGCCGCCGGTGCCGCGGAGTTGACGCGTACGCGTCCGTACTAATCGGTAACAACCTCTGGCGGACGCCCTGGACGTGCCTCTATGGTGCGCGCATGCCGCAACTGCCCGATGTCGTGCTGTGGTCGATACCCGCCTTCGTGCTGCTCGCCGTCGTCGAGATGGTGAGCTACCGCATTCACCCCGACGAGGACGCGGCCGGGTACACCGGCCGGGACACCGCCACCAGCCTGTCCATGGGCCTGGGCAGCCTCGTCACGGACGCGCTGTGGAAGATCCCGGTGGTGGCGATCTACTCGGGCGTCTACGCGCTCACCCCGCTGCGGGTGCCGGTGCACTGGTGGACGCTGCCGCTGATGCTGCTCGCCCAGGACTTCTTCTACTACTGGTCGCACCGCGGCCACCATGTGATCAGGCTCCTGTGGGCGTGCCACGTCGTGCACCACTCCAGCCGCAACTTCAACCTCTCCACCGCGCTGCGGCAGCCCTGGACCAGCCTGACCTCCTGGCCGTTCTACCTGCCGCTGATCGCGCTCGGCGTGCACCCGGCGGCGCTGGCGTTCTGCTCGTCGGTCAACCTCGTCTACCAGTTCTGGATCCACACCGAGCGCGTCGACCGGCTGGCCCGCCCGCTGGAGCTCACCCTCAACACGCCCTCGCACCACCGGGTCCACCACGCCTCCCAGGGCGGCTACCTGGACCGCAACTTCGGCGGCATCCTCATCGTCTGGGACCGGCTCTTCGGCTCCTTCGCCGCCGAGACGCAGCGCCCCGTCTACGGCCTGACGAAGAACATCGCCACCTACAACCCGCTCCGGGTCGCGACCCACGAATACGCCGCCCTCGCCCACGACCTGGCGGCGGCGGCCGGATGGCGCGACCGGGTGGCGCACCTGCTGCGCGGCCCCGGCTGGCGCCCCTCCGTGGCGCCCGACCCGGCGGCGGAAGCGGCGGCCGGAGCCGCCGGCAGCCGGACCCCGGAGCCCGCCGCGTGACGGCGAACGGCGCGGCTGCGGGCACCAGGGCCGCGCCGGAGCGGGCGGGCGCCGCCCTCGCCGCCTTCTGCGCGCTGGCGTGCCTCCAGCTGGCGGCCCTCGGCGCGCACCAGGACCTCTTGCGCGACCTGGGCAAACCGCTGCTGATGCCCGCGCTCGCCGTCTGGGTGCGGACCTGGCGCGGCCCGCGGCTGCTGGTCGCGGCGCTGCTGTGCGGCTGCGGCGGCGATGTCCTGCTGGAGGTCGGCGGCACCGTGCCGTTCCTGCTCGGCATGGGCTGCTTCGCCGCCGGGCACGTCTGCTATCTGCGGCTCTTCGTCCGGCTCGGCGGTTTCACCGGGCCGCGCAGGGCGGTACGCGCGCGCTGCGCGGCCTACGCCGGGGCGTGCGCGGTCCTGGTCGTGCTGCTGTGGCCGGGCCTGGACGCCGGGATGCGGATCCCGGTGGCGCTCTACAGCATGCTGCTGACCGCGATGGCCGCGGGCGCGTACGGCCTCGGCGGCGCCGCGCTCGCCGGCGGCGCGCTCTTCCTGCTGTCCGACACCCTGATCGCGGCCGGCCTCGCGGACTGGCCCCGGCCGCCGGGCCATGACCTGTGGATCATGGCGACGTATCTGGTGGGGCAGGCCCTGCTGGCCTTCGGGGTGCGCAGGGCGGGCGGCGCCGCACGGCCCGCGCCCCGCGCGGCGGCGCCGGTGGCCGCGGCGGCGGCGCGGGGCGGCCCGTAGCGCTCGGGCAGGCGACGCCTGCGGCCCGGCAAGGTGCCCCCGGACCAGCGGATTCAACAGTCTGTTGCAAAGCGGCGGGTGTCGCGTACGCTTCGGCGGTGACCGCCGCCCGGCTGCTTTGTCGGCGCGGGGCCATAGGCTGGAGGGACGGACGGCGCGGCCAGGCGCCCGGAGGGAGGCGGAGCACGTGCTCATCGACACCTACGGACGCGTGGCCACCGACCTGCGCGTCTCGCTCACCGACCGGTGCAATCTGCGCTGCACCTACTGCATGCCGGAGGAGGGCCTGCAGTGGCTCGCGAAGCCGGATCTGCTCACCGACGACGAGATCGTCAGGATGGTGCGGATCGCGGTCACCGGCCTCGGTGTCACCGACGTCCGCTTCACCGGCGGCGAGCCCCTGCTGCGCCCCGGGCTGACCGGCATCGTCGAGCGGTGCGCCGCGCTCGAACCGCGCCCCCGCATGTCGCTGACCACCAACGGCATCGGGCTGCGCAGGACCGCGGACGCGCTGCGGGCGGCGGGCCTGGACCGGGTCAACGTCTCGCTCGACACCCTGCGCCCCGACGTCTTCCGCACCCTGACCCGCAGGGACCGGCACGCCGACGTGCTCGCGGGCCTCGCGGCAGCCGCCGCGGCGGGCCTCGCGCCGCTCAAGGTCAACACCGTGCTGATGCGCGGGATCAACGACGACGAGGCGCCCGGTCTGCTCCGGTGGGCGCTGGACCACGGCTACGAACTGCGGTTCATCGAGCAGATGCCGCTGGACGCCCAGCACGGCTGGCAGCGTACCGACATGGTGACCGCCGACGAGGTGCTGGCGGCCCTCGGCACCCGCTTCG is a window of Streptomyces sp. NBC_01477 DNA encoding:
- a CDS encoding SURF1 family cytochrome oxidase biogenesis protein encodes the protein MYRFLLSRQWVILTLVGLLLIPVMVRLGFWQLHRHEHRVANNRIIAAGLKATPVPVESVTSPGYQVPHKDLYRMVTATGRYDTAHEVVARHRTAGNSGSDDSSGGGEEVGYHVITPLILDDGRAVLINRGWISPGDDPTKFPRITPPPSGEVTVVGRLRPDESTSSTGIRDRSGLPPRQIMLINGSAVESAGGLPAQPVGGYLELVSTSPKPAHGQPALIPDPDHSSIGPHMAYAIQWWLFTAMVPVGWVVLLRRERAEVLAARKKQSETPQEPEGSVPVAV
- a CDS encoding DEDDh family exonuclease; its protein translation is MLDNRTAPPPPSPWPAGYPEGYAVVDVETTGLGKDDRIVSAAVYRLGARGEVQDHWYSPVNPQRDPGPVWIHGLTGAMLADAPLFPEIAGELAERLAGRVLVAHNAVFDWSMLAREYARARSAAPVEHRLCTIVLAKELRLPLANHKLESLAAHYGVVQQRAHHALDDARVLAETFRPSLHLAAAAELPLPLHACRPLTEWVDPAVPAPRYGALYGSGPRSGWRPARRRPPCPYANPGRLAPDGPLVQGMRVAFSGDTGIDRELLEDRATDAGLHVASAVSRLTSVLVTNDPGSPTGKVAKARAYGTPVIDERQFTELLKAVIPAAGVHG
- a CDS encoding sterol desaturase family protein — protein: MPQLPDVVLWSIPAFVLLAVVEMVSYRIHPDEDAAGYTGRDTATSLSMGLGSLVTDALWKIPVVAIYSGVYALTPLRVPVHWWTLPLMLLAQDFFYYWSHRGHHVIRLLWACHVVHHSSRNFNLSTALRQPWTSLTSWPFYLPLIALGVHPAALAFCSSVNLVYQFWIHTERVDRLARPLELTLNTPSHHRVHHASQGGYLDRNFGGILIVWDRLFGSFAAETQRPVYGLTKNIATYNPLRVATHEYAALAHDLAAAAGWRDRVAHLLRGPGWRPSVAPDPAAEAAAGAAGSRTPEPAA
- a CDS encoding lysoplasmalogenase, with amino-acid sequence MTANGAAAGTRAAPERAGAALAAFCALACLQLAALGAHQDLLRDLGKPLLMPALAVWVRTWRGPRLLVAALLCGCGGDVLLEVGGTVPFLLGMGCFAAGHVCYLRLFVRLGGFTGPRRAVRARCAAYAGACAVLVVLLWPGLDAGMRIPVALYSMLLTAMAAGAYGLGGAALAGGALFLLSDTLIAAGLADWPRPPGHDLWIMATYLVGQALLAFGVRRAGGAARPAPRAAAPVAAAAARGGP
- the moaA gene encoding GTP 3',8-cyclase MoaA — its product is MLIDTYGRVATDLRVSLTDRCNLRCTYCMPEEGLQWLAKPDLLTDDEIVRMVRIAVTGLGVTDVRFTGGEPLLRPGLTGIVERCAALEPRPRMSLTTNGIGLRRTADALRAAGLDRVNVSLDTLRPDVFRTLTRRDRHADVLAGLAAAAAAGLAPLKVNTVLMRGINDDEAPGLLRWALDHGYELRFIEQMPLDAQHGWQRTDMVTADEVLAALGTRFVLTPEGETVRGSAPAERWLVDGGPARVGVIGSVTRPFCRACDRTRLTADGQVRDCLFARGESDLRAPLRSGASDAEIAELWKAAMWGKKAGSGLDDPAFLQPDRPMSAIGG